The following are from one region of the Abiotrophia defectiva ATCC 49176 genome:
- a CDS encoding YlbF family regulator, with product MSNQNVYDTANQLEREIRQLPEVAAIRQALAGIEADETSKTLFEGYKKQVQELSLREAQGHPIGEEEMKQIDELSKGIMADDHIRGLIEAERRMDQIIRDLNNIITKPLQEIYQQQA from the coding sequence ATGTCTAACCAAAATGTCTACGATACAGCCAATCAATTAGAACGTGAAATTCGTCAATTGCCAGAAGTGGCCGCTATTCGTCAAGCCCTAGCAGGCATTGAAGCAGATGAAACTTCTAAGACCTTATTTGAGGGCTACAAGAAGCAAGTTCAAGAACTCAGCCTACGTGAGGCTCAAGGCCATCCAATTGGCGAAGAAGAAATGAAGCAGATTGATGAACTGTCCAAGGGCATCATGGCAGATGATCACATTAGAGGCTTGATTGAGGCCGAGCGCCGTATGGATCAAATCATTCGCGACCTCAACAACATCATCACCAAGCCTTTACAAGAAATCTATCAACAACAAGCCTAA
- a CDS encoding DNA repair exonuclease, translating to MKLLHIADLHLDSPFTGLTKQLHSLQKHLIQSPYQAFERCVSIAINQAVDLMVIAGDIYDTEQQTVTAQHFFLKQLERLHIAKIPVVLCHGNHDYLCMECQSVPYPDNVHLFKDQEVTAIDIPLADDQTVRCYGFSYTKRWVDARMIDSYPVNPHETTYTLGVLHGQESGDHYAPFDLESLLSKNYDYWALGHIHQAQVLKEQPLIQYPGTIQGRHRKELGDKGAFIVELKPQTPAKSQFISLAPIVWQEAHLECRSNWHELDLVQALEGIQRNYQAEAEASNQSQLVTVVLDHYEKLPANLASQVESGEVLAALQADVVNTPFVALVSLQTVSQVAIEPFQYDASLKDSFDQASQALKTGDLYGRVMQPLFSNATLRTWLGDLSQDQELKESVIHNGQQLVVQAVGFDSDDEDLTSGEEGTAHED from the coding sequence ATGAAATTATTACATATTGCAGATTTACATCTCGATAGTCCCTTCACTGGGCTCACCAAGCAATTGCACTCATTACAAAAACACCTTATTCAATCTCCTTACCAGGCCTTCGAGCGTTGTGTCTCGATTGCCATTAACCAAGCGGTCGACCTCATGGTCATTGCCGGTGACATCTATGACACCGAGCAACAGACGGTGACGGCCCAACATTTCTTCCTTAAGCAATTAGAACGTCTTCATATTGCTAAGATTCCTGTGGTGCTCTGCCACGGTAATCATGACTACCTATGCATGGAATGTCAGTCGGTCCCATATCCCGATAATGTTCACCTCTTCAAAGACCAAGAAGTGACCGCTATCGATATCCCCCTTGCTGACGACCAGACCGTGCGCTGCTATGGCTTCTCCTATACCAAACGTTGGGTAGATGCCCGCATGATTGACAGCTATCCAGTTAACCCGCATGAGACCACCTACACCCTTGGGGTCTTGCACGGCCAAGAATCGGGCGACCACTATGCGCCCTTTGACCTGGAAAGCCTGCTGAGCAAAAACTACGACTACTGGGCCCTTGGCCATATTCATCAGGCCCAAGTCCTCAAGGAGCAACCCCTGATTCAGTATCCTGGGACCATCCAGGGTCGCCACCGCAAGGAATTGGGCGACAAGGGGGCCTTCATCGTGGAACTCAAGCCACAGACGCCGGCCAAGTCCCAGTTTATTTCCCTGGCACCCATTGTCTGGCAGGAAGCCCATCTGGAATGCCGCTCTAACTGGCATGAACTAGACCTAGTCCAAGCTCTGGAAGGCATCCAGCGCAATTATCAAGCCGAGGCAGAAGCTTCTAACCAGTCCCAACTGGTGACCGTGGTCTTGGACCACTATGAGAAGTTGCCCGCTAACTTGGCCAGTCAGGTAGAATCGGGTGAGGTGCTGGCGGCCCTGCAAGCGGATGTAGTCAACACGCCATTTGTGGCCCTAGTTAGCCTACAAACGGTCAGCCAAGTGGCCATCGAGCCTTTCCAATACGATGCCAGCCTCAAGGACAGCTTTGACCAGGCTAGCCAGGCCTTGAAGACCGGTGACCTCTATGGTCGCGTCATGCAGCCACTCTTCAGCAATGCCACCCTCAGAACCTGGTTGGGCGATCTGAGCCAAGACCAGGAGCTCAAGGAGTCGGTCATTCACAATGGCCAGCAGTTAGTGGTTCAAGCCGTGGGCTTTGACTCTGACGACGAGGACCTGACATCCGGAGAGGAGGGGACGGCTCATGAAGATTAA
- a CDS encoding ATP-binding protein, with translation MKIKTLEIYGYGKWVNQKFELGDQLQLFYGKNEAGKSTLQSFIRSMLFGFPSRRRRVNQQNRYEPKQHETYGGRMLLTETDFGDIWVERTSKTLRVTRTDGEELPAKTLDEVLGGLDEKLFDNFYAFSLQNLQELANIGADQLNDYFMSIGTVGSDQFLKIAKQYQKETDDLYRPNGQSRPLNVLLAEYEELAQQVEVLHLQMGAYDELTRRRQEEEEAIARLNQEIKDLEKEIRAQDKLVGLYDIYLKDRAAKRELEQLVFTPLSEQTVREISDALKLNQASEIQIVQLEERIRNLKGELGSLTKLNWARNHAEDRQKWLVETAKAKETQTVIEQLTARIQEQGELMTQLAHQGQFFPEKVEQGPAYDAKLEEGLALQADKLDLLKQEEALKAERKVYLEQRKEQQNYTAIVRQQVVHLEHQRMNEEAQLMQATSLNQYFPGILAFAGGLFLAFYQNMTKGANLLFWLGVLILVVGVLSIGYIFQSNRRRYQAFYNSPVLNKIQDLREKEIQYLEQSKVLGTQINQREEAIEAIEAELKNLASKQSRWLAAMGFYPTADPELILKANPVKQYFAAENQKKDLEAQKDKLTQQLTEWRSLLQPLFERFPLVDDTVRQQIRHVEDVEVSLVRTMERGQVIDDRLDEAAQQMKAQEDAIAERQAMIGQVFKDTHAQDELDFFQKVETNQLIEELTAKRALYAEQMEGYEEALTQVQNKQSLLENFHRLEHQLETLKERLVPHHRERADLEVEIHHLEQDGTYQEKVQALANKETQVRDMVALWGRKRITMELIYATLRHGLDNPLPEMNRLADELFETLSYGRYTQIKLQKDGIKVRQFSDIYFEPHELSQGTLEQLYVALRIAFIENVRTMVKMPILIDDAFVNFDEYRKASMYQVLGQISERIQVLFFTFDQQAVHFFDGARAVNLDAIQVTQAEEEPA, from the coding sequence ATGAAGATTAAGACACTGGAGATTTATGGCTACGGCAAATGGGTCAACCAGAAATTCGAACTGGGCGACCAACTCCAACTCTTCTATGGTAAGAATGAAGCCGGAAAGTCCACCTTACAATCCTTTATTCGCAGCATGCTCTTTGGTTTCCCAAGTCGTCGACGTCGGGTCAACCAGCAGAACCGTTATGAACCTAAGCAACACGAGACCTATGGGGGCCGTATGCTCCTGACCGAGACCGACTTCGGTGATATTTGGGTGGAGCGGACCAGCAAGACCCTACGGGTGACGCGGACCGATGGGGAAGAGTTGCCAGCTAAGACCTTGGATGAGGTCTTGGGGGGCTTGGACGAGAAGCTCTTCGATAACTTCTATGCCTTCAGCCTGCAGAACCTGCAGGAGCTGGCTAATATCGGGGCCGACCAACTCAATGATTACTTCATGAGTATCGGGACCGTGGGGAGCGACCAATTCCTCAAGATTGCCAAGCAGTATCAGAAGGAGACCGATGACCTCTACAGGCCAAATGGCCAGAGCCGGCCTCTCAATGTGCTCCTAGCCGAGTATGAAGAACTAGCCCAACAAGTGGAAGTCCTGCATCTGCAGATGGGGGCCTATGATGAGCTGACCCGACGTCGCCAGGAAGAGGAAGAAGCCATTGCCCGCCTTAACCAAGAAATCAAGGACCTGGAGAAGGAAATCCGGGCCCAAGACAAATTAGTGGGCCTCTATGACATCTACCTCAAGGACCGGGCTGCCAAGCGGGAGCTGGAGCAGCTAGTCTTCACGCCCCTGTCTGAACAGACCGTGCGGGAGATTTCCGATGCCCTCAAGCTCAACCAGGCCAGCGAAATCCAAATCGTCCAATTGGAAGAACGGATTCGCAACCTCAAGGGCGAGCTAGGTAGCTTAACCAAGCTCAACTGGGCCCGTAACCACGCGGAAGACCGCCAGAAATGGCTAGTCGAGACCGCCAAGGCCAAGGAAACCCAGACCGTCATCGAACAGTTGACCGCCCGCATCCAAGAGCAGGGCGAGCTCATGACCCAGTTGGCCCACCAAGGCCAGTTCTTCCCTGAGAAGGTTGAACAAGGGCCTGCCTATGACGCCAAGCTGGAAGAAGGGCTAGCCCTCCAAGCTGACAAGCTAGACTTGCTCAAGCAGGAAGAAGCCCTCAAGGCCGAGCGCAAGGTTTACTTGGAACAACGCAAGGAACAACAAAACTATACGGCCATTGTGCGCCAACAGGTGGTTCACCTAGAACACCAGCGCATGAATGAAGAGGCCCAACTTATGCAGGCAACCAGCCTTAACCAGTATTTCCCTGGTATTCTGGCCTTTGCCGGCGGGCTCTTCCTGGCCTTCTATCAGAACATGACCAAGGGCGCCAACCTGCTCTTTTGGTTAGGGGTGCTGATCCTAGTGGTCGGGGTCCTCAGCATTGGTTATATCTTCCAATCCAACCGCCGTCGCTACCAGGCCTTCTATAATAGCCCGGTCCTCAACAAGATTCAGGACCTGCGCGAGAAGGAAATTCAATACCTGGAACAAAGCAAGGTCTTGGGTACCCAGATTAACCAGCGTGAGGAAGCCATCGAGGCCATTGAAGCCGAGCTTAAGAACTTAGCCAGCAAGCAATCTCGTTGGTTGGCAGCCATGGGCTTCTACCCAACGGCAGACCCTGAGCTCATCCTCAAGGCTAACCCAGTTAAGCAATACTTCGCCGCTGAGAATCAGAAGAAAGATTTGGAAGCTCAGAAGGATAAGCTAACCCAACAATTAACCGAGTGGCGCAGCCTCTTGCAACCCCTCTTTGAACGTTTCCCATTGGTGGACGACACGGTGCGTCAGCAAATTCGCCATGTCGAAGACGTTGAAGTCAGCCTAGTGCGGACCATGGAGCGAGGCCAAGTTATTGATGACCGCTTAGATGAAGCGGCCCAACAAATGAAGGCCCAAGAAGATGCCATTGCCGAGCGTCAAGCCATGATTGGCCAAGTCTTCAAGGACACCCATGCCCAAGATGAACTGGACTTCTTCCAAAAGGTCGAGACCAACCAGTTAATTGAAGAATTGACCGCCAAACGGGCCCTTTACGCTGAGCAAATGGAAGGCTATGAAGAAGCCCTGACCCAGGTGCAGAACAAGCAAAGCCTGCTGGAGAACTTCCACCGTCTAGAACACCAGTTGGAGACCCTCAAGGAACGCCTAGTGCCGCATCACCGCGAACGGGCCGACCTGGAAGTGGAAATCCACCATCTGGAACAAGACGGCACCTACCAAGAGAAGGTCCAAGCCTTGGCCAACAAAGAGACTCAAGTTCGGGATATGGTGGCCCTATGGGGTCGCAAGCGGATTACCATGGAATTGATCTATGCCACCCTACGTCATGGGCTGGACAATCCGCTGCCTGAGATGAACCGCCTAGCTGATGAGCTCTTCGAGACCCTAAGCTACGGCCGTTACACCCAGATCAAGCTCCAAAAAGACGGCATCAAGGTGCGTCAGTTCTCTGACATCTACTTTGAACCGCATGAACTATCCCAAGGGACCCTGGAACAACTCTATGTGGCCCTGCGGATTGCCTTCATTGAGAATGTCCGGACCATGGTTAAGATGCCAATCTTGATTGACGATGCCTTCGTCAACTTCGACGAGTATCGCAAGGCCAGCATGTACCAAGTCCTAGGCCAAATTTCGGAACGTATTCAAGTCCTCTTCTTCACCTTTGACCAACAAGCCGTTCATTTCTTCGACGGGGCAAGGGCTGTGAACTTGGACGCCATTCAAGTGACTCAAGCAGAGGAGGAACCGGCATGA
- a CDS encoding 3'-5' exoribonuclease YhaM family protein, giving the protein MTQLLDLNHGESFALFVLIKSADIRVARNGNPFIAFRFQDRSGSMDGMYWSATDEEIARYQAGKVVFLKGERDTYNGTPQIKIQSLRLADAGEPDDPTLYVEHIGIKKETLEEALNEALLEIHESHIARIVRKILNYAKEDFFSYPAAKRNHHALAGGLSYHTISMLQVGRALLKIYPEVNASLLLGGIILHDMGKTIELSGAIATEYTLKGKMMGHIVIVDELIDRACAELGFDPDSEPVLLLKHVVLAHHGKLEYGSPVAPQLLEAELIHHIDNMDATFNMIATALAKVEPGNFSEAIYPLDRRQFYKPTFK; this is encoded by the coding sequence ATGACCCAATTATTAGACCTCAATCATGGCGAGAGCTTCGCGCTCTTCGTCCTCATTAAATCCGCCGACATCCGGGTAGCCCGCAATGGCAATCCCTTCATCGCCTTCCGCTTCCAGGATCGTTCTGGGAGCATGGACGGCATGTACTGGTCGGCCACCGATGAAGAAATTGCCCGCTATCAAGCCGGCAAGGTAGTCTTCCTCAAGGGTGAGCGGGACACCTATAATGGGACCCCGCAGATTAAGATTCAGAGCTTGCGCCTAGCTGATGCGGGTGAGCCTGATGATCCCACCCTCTATGTAGAACATATCGGGATTAAGAAGGAAACCCTGGAGGAAGCCCTCAATGAGGCTTTGCTGGAGATTCACGAGTCCCATATTGCCCGCATCGTGCGTAAGATTCTCAACTATGCCAAGGAGGATTTCTTCTCCTATCCGGCAGCCAAGCGCAACCACCACGCCCTAGCGGGTGGTCTCAGCTACCACACCATTTCCATGTTGCAGGTAGGGCGGGCCCTGCTCAAGATTTACCCTGAGGTCAATGCCAGCCTGCTCCTAGGCGGCATTATCCTGCATGATATGGGTAAAACCATCGAGTTGTCTGGTGCCATTGCCACCGAGTACACCCTCAAGGGCAAGATGATGGGCCATATCGTCATTGTGGACGAGTTGATTGACCGGGCCTGTGCCGAACTGGGCTTTGACCCAGATTCTGAGCCAGTCCTCCTGCTCAAGCACGTGGTCCTAGCCCACCATGGTAAGTTGGAGTATGGTAGCCCGGTGGCGCCTCAGCTGCTAGAAGCCGAGCTCATCCATCACATTGACAATATGGATGCCACCTTCAATATGATTGCGACGGCCTTAGCTAAGGTCGAGCCCGGTAATTTCTCCGAGGCCATCTATCCGCTAGACAGGCGTCAATTCTACAAACCTACGTTTAAATAA
- a CDS encoding SRPBCC domain-containing protein — protein sequence MSEHEHCQHHDHDHSCGCGHDHHHHHEHSCCCGHDHHHDHAHAHDHAGCGCGCGHDHGHEENQGVSVQFSGVFNLPKEQVWSLLTENDKLQSWYPELEFQGLETGASLKFNYKTGGYEDMMVLDVEPNAYLSFTWDLNIITFELHELEPGKTTLIFTEWLAELNDHSPKDLTSWMIALQNMAEVAEGKPVSDREAQFHEYYPKIKEMLTQQTDVVFED from the coding sequence ATGAGTGAACACGAGCACTGTCAACATCATGACCACGACCATAGCTGTGGTTGCGGCCATGACCATCACCACCACCACGAGCATTCTTGTTGCTGTGGCCATGACCACCATCATGACCACGCTCACGCCCATGACCATGCAGGCTGCGGCTGTGGCTGTGGCCACGACCATGGCCACGAGGAAAACCAAGGGGTTAGCGTCCAATTCAGCGGCGTCTTCAACCTGCCTAAGGAGCAAGTTTGGTCCCTCTTAACGGAAAATGACAAGCTGCAATCCTGGTATCCAGAGCTAGAATTCCAAGGCCTGGAGACAGGGGCCAGCCTCAAGTTCAACTATAAGACAGGCGGCTATGAAGACATGATGGTTCTGGATGTGGAGCCTAATGCTTACTTGTCCTTTACCTGGGACTTGAACATTATCACCTTCGAACTGCATGAGTTAGAGCCTGGCAAGACCACTCTGATCTTCACCGAGTGGTTGGCTGAGCTTAACGACCACAGTCCTAAGGACTTGACTAGCTGGATGATTGCCCTCCAGAACATGGCGGAAGTTGCCGAAGGCAAGCCCGTCAGCGACCGTGAGGCCCAATTCCACGAATACTATCCAAAAATTAAAGAAATGCTGACCCAACAGACCGACGTGGTCTTCGAGGACTAG